A region from the Branchiostoma lanceolatum isolate klBraLanc5 chromosome 2, klBraLanc5.hap2, whole genome shotgun sequence genome encodes:
- the LOC136428233 gene encoding DAZ-associated protein 1-like isoform X1: protein MANSQGDEVGKLFVGGISWDTTQEGLKNYFSKFGEVVDCVIMKDSNTGRSRGFGFVKFNDAACVQTVLASGPHNLDGRVIDPKECTPRSQQRDDDGGWGGRKRFNQGKAGGAYQGRVKKIFVGGIPPNCGEEDLKEFFGTFGKVTEVVMMYDQQKQRPRGFGFLTFEDEASVEKAVDVHWHMIKGKRVEAKKAEPRDGKSGGGGWGRGGGGGFGGGGWGGQQNSWGGQQGGGMENGGYGGPGRGGGYNQFGGGGYGGPPQPGGYGGGGYGGPPAGGPPPGGYGTTGYGYGYGGTGDPYGQQQGFQQGQGMGQGMGQGMGQGVGQNQGGYGAQPAADANKPADYNNYGYGQMGSYPQQESSYGAVRGSANYGGTGDANYGGSAGTELSEAGGTYGGDMSGGYTAPQPGGYTQPETQGGYGGGQMTGGYGRGSASNSAGFHPYRR from the exons ATGGCGAATTCACAAGGCGACGAAGTTGG GAAATTATTTGTGGGGGGCATCAGCTGGGATACAACGCAAG AGGGTCTAAAGAACTACTTCAGCAAGTTTGGAGAGGTGGTGGACTGTGTCATCATGAAAGATTCCAACACTGGCCGGTCAAGGGGGTTTGGTTTTGTCAAGTTTAACGATGCGGCCTGTGTACAGACTGTCCTCGCTAGTGGCCCACACAACCTAGATGGCAGAGTG ATTGATCCAAAAGAATGCACACCCAGAAGTCAGCAAAGG GATGATGACGGAGGTTGGGGTGGCAGAAAACGATTCAATCAG GGAAAGGCTGGTGGTGCCTACCAGGGCCGTGTCAAGAAGATCTTTGTTGGTGGCATTCCACCCAACTGTGGAGAGGAAGACCTGAAAGAGTTCTTTGGCACTTTTGGCAAG GTGACAGAAGTTGTGATGATGTACGATCAACAGAAACAGAGACCCAGAG GATTTGGATTTTTAACGTTCGAGGATGAAGCCAGCGTTGAGAAGGCTGTGGATGTACATTGGCACATGATCAAGGGCAAACGG GTTGAGGCAAAGAAGGCAGAACCTCGTGATGGGAAGTCTGGCGGAGGCGGCTGGGGCCGTGGCGGCGGCGGTGGTTTCGGAGGCGGCGGCTGGGGCGGCCAACAGAACAGCTGGGGAGGCCAGCAGGGCGGAGGTATGGAAAATG GCGGCTATGGCGGTCCTGGTCGCGGAGGTGGCTACAACCAGTTTGGCGGTGGTGGATACGGCGGACCACCCCAGCCCGGCGGCTACGGAGGTGGCGGCTATGGAGGACCACCTGCAGGAGGGCCACCACCTGGAGGCTATG GCACGACAGGGTATGGCTATGGTTATGGTGGAACTGGGGATCCATATGGCCAGCAACAGGGCTTCCAACAGGGCCAGGGTATGGGGCAGGGGATGGGACAGGGCATGGGCCAGGGCGTGGGACAGAACCAGGGTGGCTACGGAGCTCAGCCTGCTGCAGACGCCAACAAGCCTGCCGACTACAACAACTACGGCTACG GACAAATGGGCAGTTACCCACAACAGGAGTCTAGCTACGGCGCCGTAAGAGGCTCTGCAAACTACGGTGGCACCGGTGACGCAAACTACGGAGGCAGTGCAGGTACTGAGCTCTCTGAAG CTGGGGGCACTTACGGAGGGGACATGTCTGGTGGCTACACCGCTCCGCAGCCAGGGGGGTACACACAGCCTGAGACACAGGGGGGCTATGGAGGCGGCCAGATGACAGGGGGGTACGGCCGTGGGTCCGCCAGCAACTCCGCTGGCTTCCACCCCTACAGGCGATAG
- the LOC136428233 gene encoding DAZ-associated protein 1-like isoform X3, with protein MANSQGDEVGKLFVGGISWDTTQEGLKNYFSKFGEVVDCVIMKDSNTGRSRGFGFVKFNDAACVQTVLASGPHNLDGRVIDPKECTPRSQQRDDDGGWGGRKRFNQGKAGGAYQGRVKKIFVGGIPPNCGEEDLKEFFGTFGKVTEVVMMYDQQKQRPRGFGFLTFEDEASVEKAVDVHWHMIKGKRVEAKKAEPRDGKSGGGGWGRGGGGGFGGGGWGGQQNSWGGQQGGGMENGGYGGPGRGGGYNQFGGGGYGGPPQPGGYGGGGYGGPPAGGPPPGGYGTTGYGYGYGGTGDPYGQQQGFQQGQGMGQGMGQGMGQGVGQNQGGYGAQPAADANKPADYNNYGYGQMGSYPQQESSYGAVRGSANYGGTGDANYGGSAAGGTYGGDMSGGYTAPQPGGYTQPETQGGYGGGQMTGGYGRGSASNSAGFHPYRR; from the exons ATGGCGAATTCACAAGGCGACGAAGTTGG GAAATTATTTGTGGGGGGCATCAGCTGGGATACAACGCAAG AGGGTCTAAAGAACTACTTCAGCAAGTTTGGAGAGGTGGTGGACTGTGTCATCATGAAAGATTCCAACACTGGCCGGTCAAGGGGGTTTGGTTTTGTCAAGTTTAACGATGCGGCCTGTGTACAGACTGTCCTCGCTAGTGGCCCACACAACCTAGATGGCAGAGTG ATTGATCCAAAAGAATGCACACCCAGAAGTCAGCAAAGG GATGATGACGGAGGTTGGGGTGGCAGAAAACGATTCAATCAG GGAAAGGCTGGTGGTGCCTACCAGGGCCGTGTCAAGAAGATCTTTGTTGGTGGCATTCCACCCAACTGTGGAGAGGAAGACCTGAAAGAGTTCTTTGGCACTTTTGGCAAG GTGACAGAAGTTGTGATGATGTACGATCAACAGAAACAGAGACCCAGAG GATTTGGATTTTTAACGTTCGAGGATGAAGCCAGCGTTGAGAAGGCTGTGGATGTACATTGGCACATGATCAAGGGCAAACGG GTTGAGGCAAAGAAGGCAGAACCTCGTGATGGGAAGTCTGGCGGAGGCGGCTGGGGCCGTGGCGGCGGCGGTGGTTTCGGAGGCGGCGGCTGGGGCGGCCAACAGAACAGCTGGGGAGGCCAGCAGGGCGGAGGTATGGAAAATG GCGGCTATGGCGGTCCTGGTCGCGGAGGTGGCTACAACCAGTTTGGCGGTGGTGGATACGGCGGACCACCCCAGCCCGGCGGCTACGGAGGTGGCGGCTATGGAGGACCACCTGCAGGAGGGCCACCACCTGGAGGCTATG GCACGACAGGGTATGGCTATGGTTATGGTGGAACTGGGGATCCATATGGCCAGCAACAGGGCTTCCAACAGGGCCAGGGTATGGGGCAGGGGATGGGACAGGGCATGGGCCAGGGCGTGGGACAGAACCAGGGTGGCTACGGAGCTCAGCCTGCTGCAGACGCCAACAAGCCTGCCGACTACAACAACTACGGCTACG GACAAATGGGCAGTTACCCACAACAGGAGTCTAGCTACGGCGCCGTAAGAGGCTCTGCAAACTACGGTGGCACCGGTGACGCAAACTACGGAGGCAGTGCAG CTGGGGGCACTTACGGAGGGGACATGTCTGGTGGCTACACCGCTCCGCAGCCAGGGGGGTACACACAGCCTGAGACACAGGGGGGCTATGGAGGCGGCCAGATGACAGGGGGGTACGGCCGTGGGTCCGCCAGCAACTCCGCTGGCTTCCACCCCTACAGGCGATAG
- the LOC136428233 gene encoding DAZ-associated protein 1-like isoform X6: protein MANSQGDEVGKLFVGGISWDTTQEGLKNYFSKFGEVVDCVIMKDSNTGRSRGFGFVKFNDAACVQTVLASGPHNLDGRVIDPKECTPRSQQRDDDGGWGGRKRFNQGKAGGAYQGRVKKIFVGGIPPNCGEEDLKEFFGTFGKVTEVVMMYDQQKQRPRGFGFLTFEDEASVEKAVDVHWHMIKGKRVEAKKAEPRDGKSGGGGWGRGGGGGFGGGGWGGQQNSWGGQQGGGMENGGYGGPGRGGGYNQFGGGGYGGPPQPGGYGGGGYGGPPAGGPPPGGYGTTGYGYGYGGTGDPYGQQQGFQQGQGMGQGMGQGMGQGVGQNQGGYGAQPAADANKPADYNNYGYGQMGSYPQQESSYGAVRGSANYGGTGDANYGGSAGTELSEEYEY, encoded by the exons ATGGCGAATTCACAAGGCGACGAAGTTGG GAAATTATTTGTGGGGGGCATCAGCTGGGATACAACGCAAG AGGGTCTAAAGAACTACTTCAGCAAGTTTGGAGAGGTGGTGGACTGTGTCATCATGAAAGATTCCAACACTGGCCGGTCAAGGGGGTTTGGTTTTGTCAAGTTTAACGATGCGGCCTGTGTACAGACTGTCCTCGCTAGTGGCCCACACAACCTAGATGGCAGAGTG ATTGATCCAAAAGAATGCACACCCAGAAGTCAGCAAAGG GATGATGACGGAGGTTGGGGTGGCAGAAAACGATTCAATCAG GGAAAGGCTGGTGGTGCCTACCAGGGCCGTGTCAAGAAGATCTTTGTTGGTGGCATTCCACCCAACTGTGGAGAGGAAGACCTGAAAGAGTTCTTTGGCACTTTTGGCAAG GTGACAGAAGTTGTGATGATGTACGATCAACAGAAACAGAGACCCAGAG GATTTGGATTTTTAACGTTCGAGGATGAAGCCAGCGTTGAGAAGGCTGTGGATGTACATTGGCACATGATCAAGGGCAAACGG GTTGAGGCAAAGAAGGCAGAACCTCGTGATGGGAAGTCTGGCGGAGGCGGCTGGGGCCGTGGCGGCGGCGGTGGTTTCGGAGGCGGCGGCTGGGGCGGCCAACAGAACAGCTGGGGAGGCCAGCAGGGCGGAGGTATGGAAAATG GCGGCTATGGCGGTCCTGGTCGCGGAGGTGGCTACAACCAGTTTGGCGGTGGTGGATACGGCGGACCACCCCAGCCCGGCGGCTACGGAGGTGGCGGCTATGGAGGACCACCTGCAGGAGGGCCACCACCTGGAGGCTATG GCACGACAGGGTATGGCTATGGTTATGGTGGAACTGGGGATCCATATGGCCAGCAACAGGGCTTCCAACAGGGCCAGGGTATGGGGCAGGGGATGGGACAGGGCATGGGCCAGGGCGTGGGACAGAACCAGGGTGGCTACGGAGCTCAGCCTGCTGCAGACGCCAACAAGCCTGCCGACTACAACAACTACGGCTACG GACAAATGGGCAGTTACCCACAACAGGAGTCTAGCTACGGCGCCGTAAGAGGCTCTGCAAACTACGGTGGCACCGGTGACGCAAACTACGGAGGCAGTGCAGGTACTGAGCTCTCTGAAG AATACGAATATTAA
- the LOC136428233 gene encoding DAZ-associated protein 1-like isoform X7 gives MANSQGDEVGKLFVGGISWDTTQEGLKNYFSKFGEVVDCVIMKDSNTGRSRGFGFVKFNDAACVQTVLASGPHNLDGRVIDPKECTPRSQQRDDDGGWGGRKRFNQGKAGGAYQGRVKKIFVGGIPPNCGEEDLKEFFGTFGKVTEVVMMYDQQKQRPRGFGFLTFEDEASVEKAVDVHWHMIKGKRVEAKKAEPRDGKSGGGGWGRGGGGGFGGGGWGGQQNSWGGQQGGGMENGGYGGPGRGGGYNQFGGGGYGGPPQPGGYGGGGYGGPPAGGPPPGGYGTTGYGYGYGGTGDPYGQQQGFQQGQGMGQGMGQGMGQGVGQNQGGYGAQPAADANKPADYNNYGYGQMGSYPQQESSYGAVRGSANYGGTGDANYGGSAEYEY, from the exons ATGGCGAATTCACAAGGCGACGAAGTTGG GAAATTATTTGTGGGGGGCATCAGCTGGGATACAACGCAAG AGGGTCTAAAGAACTACTTCAGCAAGTTTGGAGAGGTGGTGGACTGTGTCATCATGAAAGATTCCAACACTGGCCGGTCAAGGGGGTTTGGTTTTGTCAAGTTTAACGATGCGGCCTGTGTACAGACTGTCCTCGCTAGTGGCCCACACAACCTAGATGGCAGAGTG ATTGATCCAAAAGAATGCACACCCAGAAGTCAGCAAAGG GATGATGACGGAGGTTGGGGTGGCAGAAAACGATTCAATCAG GGAAAGGCTGGTGGTGCCTACCAGGGCCGTGTCAAGAAGATCTTTGTTGGTGGCATTCCACCCAACTGTGGAGAGGAAGACCTGAAAGAGTTCTTTGGCACTTTTGGCAAG GTGACAGAAGTTGTGATGATGTACGATCAACAGAAACAGAGACCCAGAG GATTTGGATTTTTAACGTTCGAGGATGAAGCCAGCGTTGAGAAGGCTGTGGATGTACATTGGCACATGATCAAGGGCAAACGG GTTGAGGCAAAGAAGGCAGAACCTCGTGATGGGAAGTCTGGCGGAGGCGGCTGGGGCCGTGGCGGCGGCGGTGGTTTCGGAGGCGGCGGCTGGGGCGGCCAACAGAACAGCTGGGGAGGCCAGCAGGGCGGAGGTATGGAAAATG GCGGCTATGGCGGTCCTGGTCGCGGAGGTGGCTACAACCAGTTTGGCGGTGGTGGATACGGCGGACCACCCCAGCCCGGCGGCTACGGAGGTGGCGGCTATGGAGGACCACCTGCAGGAGGGCCACCACCTGGAGGCTATG GCACGACAGGGTATGGCTATGGTTATGGTGGAACTGGGGATCCATATGGCCAGCAACAGGGCTTCCAACAGGGCCAGGGTATGGGGCAGGGGATGGGACAGGGCATGGGCCAGGGCGTGGGACAGAACCAGGGTGGCTACGGAGCTCAGCCTGCTGCAGACGCCAACAAGCCTGCCGACTACAACAACTACGGCTACG GACAAATGGGCAGTTACCCACAACAGGAGTCTAGCTACGGCGCCGTAAGAGGCTCTGCAAACTACGGTGGCACCGGTGACGCAAACTACGGAGGCAGTGCAG AATACGAATATTAA
- the LOC136428233 gene encoding DAZ-associated protein 1-like isoform X8, which translates to MANSQGDEVGKLFVGGISWDTTQEGLKNYFSKFGEVVDCVIMKDSNTGRSRGFGFVKFNDAACVQTVLASGPHNLDGRVIDPKECTPRSQQRDDDGGWGGRKRFNQGKAGGAYQGRVKKIFVGGIPPNCGEEDLKEFFGTFGKVTEVVMMYDQQKQRPRGFGFLTFEDEASVEKAVDVHWHMIKGKRVEAKKAEPRDGKSGGGGWGRGGGGGFGGGGWGGQQNSWGGQQGGGMENGGYGGPGRGGGYNQFGGGGYGGPPQPGGYGGGGYGGPPAGGPPPGGYGQMGSYPQQESSYGAVRGSANYGGTGDANYGGSAGTELSEAGGTYGGDMSGGYTAPQPGGYTQPETQGGYGGGQMTGGYGRGSASNSAGFHPYRR; encoded by the exons ATGGCGAATTCACAAGGCGACGAAGTTGG GAAATTATTTGTGGGGGGCATCAGCTGGGATACAACGCAAG AGGGTCTAAAGAACTACTTCAGCAAGTTTGGAGAGGTGGTGGACTGTGTCATCATGAAAGATTCCAACACTGGCCGGTCAAGGGGGTTTGGTTTTGTCAAGTTTAACGATGCGGCCTGTGTACAGACTGTCCTCGCTAGTGGCCCACACAACCTAGATGGCAGAGTG ATTGATCCAAAAGAATGCACACCCAGAAGTCAGCAAAGG GATGATGACGGAGGTTGGGGTGGCAGAAAACGATTCAATCAG GGAAAGGCTGGTGGTGCCTACCAGGGCCGTGTCAAGAAGATCTTTGTTGGTGGCATTCCACCCAACTGTGGAGAGGAAGACCTGAAAGAGTTCTTTGGCACTTTTGGCAAG GTGACAGAAGTTGTGATGATGTACGATCAACAGAAACAGAGACCCAGAG GATTTGGATTTTTAACGTTCGAGGATGAAGCCAGCGTTGAGAAGGCTGTGGATGTACATTGGCACATGATCAAGGGCAAACGG GTTGAGGCAAAGAAGGCAGAACCTCGTGATGGGAAGTCTGGCGGAGGCGGCTGGGGCCGTGGCGGCGGCGGTGGTTTCGGAGGCGGCGGCTGGGGCGGCCAACAGAACAGCTGGGGAGGCCAGCAGGGCGGAGGTATGGAAAATG GCGGCTATGGCGGTCCTGGTCGCGGAGGTGGCTACAACCAGTTTGGCGGTGGTGGATACGGCGGACCACCCCAGCCCGGCGGCTACGGAGGTGGCGGCTATGGAGGACCACCTGCAGGAGGGCCACCACCTGGAGGCTATG GACAAATGGGCAGTTACCCACAACAGGAGTCTAGCTACGGCGCCGTAAGAGGCTCTGCAAACTACGGTGGCACCGGTGACGCAAACTACGGAGGCAGTGCAGGTACTGAGCTCTCTGAAG CTGGGGGCACTTACGGAGGGGACATGTCTGGTGGCTACACCGCTCCGCAGCCAGGGGGGTACACACAGCCTGAGACACAGGGGGGCTATGGAGGCGGCCAGATGACAGGGGGGTACGGCCGTGGGTCCGCCAGCAACTCCGCTGGCTTCCACCCCTACAGGCGATAG
- the LOC136428233 gene encoding DAZ-associated protein 1-like isoform X9, whose translation MANSQGDEVGKLFVGGISWDTTQEGLKNYFSKFGEVVDCVIMKDSNTGRSRGFGFVKFNDAACVQTVLASGPHNLDGRVIDPKECTPRSQQRDDDGGWGGRKRFNQGKAGGAYQGRVKKIFVGGIPPNCGEEDLKEFFGTFGKVTEVVMMYDQQKQRPRGFGFLTFEDEASVEKAVDVHWHMIKGKRVEAKKAEPRDGKSGGGGWGRGGGGGFGGGGWGGQQNSWGGQQGGGMENGGYGGPGRGGGYNQFGGGGYGGPPQPGGYGGGGYGGPPAGGPPPGGYGQMGSYPQQESSYGAVRGSANYGGTGDANYGGSAAGGTYGGDMSGGYTAPQPGGYTQPETQGGYGGGQMTGGYGRGSASNSAGFHPYRR comes from the exons ATGGCGAATTCACAAGGCGACGAAGTTGG GAAATTATTTGTGGGGGGCATCAGCTGGGATACAACGCAAG AGGGTCTAAAGAACTACTTCAGCAAGTTTGGAGAGGTGGTGGACTGTGTCATCATGAAAGATTCCAACACTGGCCGGTCAAGGGGGTTTGGTTTTGTCAAGTTTAACGATGCGGCCTGTGTACAGACTGTCCTCGCTAGTGGCCCACACAACCTAGATGGCAGAGTG ATTGATCCAAAAGAATGCACACCCAGAAGTCAGCAAAGG GATGATGACGGAGGTTGGGGTGGCAGAAAACGATTCAATCAG GGAAAGGCTGGTGGTGCCTACCAGGGCCGTGTCAAGAAGATCTTTGTTGGTGGCATTCCACCCAACTGTGGAGAGGAAGACCTGAAAGAGTTCTTTGGCACTTTTGGCAAG GTGACAGAAGTTGTGATGATGTACGATCAACAGAAACAGAGACCCAGAG GATTTGGATTTTTAACGTTCGAGGATGAAGCCAGCGTTGAGAAGGCTGTGGATGTACATTGGCACATGATCAAGGGCAAACGG GTTGAGGCAAAGAAGGCAGAACCTCGTGATGGGAAGTCTGGCGGAGGCGGCTGGGGCCGTGGCGGCGGCGGTGGTTTCGGAGGCGGCGGCTGGGGCGGCCAACAGAACAGCTGGGGAGGCCAGCAGGGCGGAGGTATGGAAAATG GCGGCTATGGCGGTCCTGGTCGCGGAGGTGGCTACAACCAGTTTGGCGGTGGTGGATACGGCGGACCACCCCAGCCCGGCGGCTACGGAGGTGGCGGCTATGGAGGACCACCTGCAGGAGGGCCACCACCTGGAGGCTATG GACAAATGGGCAGTTACCCACAACAGGAGTCTAGCTACGGCGCCGTAAGAGGCTCTGCAAACTACGGTGGCACCGGTGACGCAAACTACGGAGGCAGTGCAG CTGGGGGCACTTACGGAGGGGACATGTCTGGTGGCTACACCGCTCCGCAGCCAGGGGGGTACACACAGCCTGAGACACAGGGGGGCTATGGAGGCGGCCAGATGACAGGGGGGTACGGCCGTGGGTCCGCCAGCAACTCCGCTGGCTTCCACCCCTACAGGCGATAG
- the LOC136428233 gene encoding DAZ-associated protein 1-like isoform X2, whose product MANSQGDEVGKLFVGGISWDTTQEGLKNYFSKFGEVVDCVIMKDSNTGRSRGFGFVKFNDAACVQTVLASGPHNLDGRVIDPKECTPRSQQRDDDGGWGGRKRFNQGKAGGAYQGRVKKIFVGGIPPNCGEEDLKEFFGTFGKVTEVVMMYDQQKQRPRGFGFLTFEDEASVEKAVDVHWHMIKGKRVEAKKAEPRDGKSGGGGWGRGGGGGFGGGGWGGQQNSWGGQQGGGGYGGPGRGGGYNQFGGGGYGGPPQPGGYGGGGYGGPPAGGPPPGGYGTTGYGYGYGGTGDPYGQQQGFQQGQGMGQGMGQGMGQGVGQNQGGYGAQPAADANKPADYNNYGYGQMGSYPQQESSYGAVRGSANYGGTGDANYGGSAGTELSEAGGTYGGDMSGGYTAPQPGGYTQPETQGGYGGGQMTGGYGRGSASNSAGFHPYRR is encoded by the exons ATGGCGAATTCACAAGGCGACGAAGTTGG GAAATTATTTGTGGGGGGCATCAGCTGGGATACAACGCAAG AGGGTCTAAAGAACTACTTCAGCAAGTTTGGAGAGGTGGTGGACTGTGTCATCATGAAAGATTCCAACACTGGCCGGTCAAGGGGGTTTGGTTTTGTCAAGTTTAACGATGCGGCCTGTGTACAGACTGTCCTCGCTAGTGGCCCACACAACCTAGATGGCAGAGTG ATTGATCCAAAAGAATGCACACCCAGAAGTCAGCAAAGG GATGATGACGGAGGTTGGGGTGGCAGAAAACGATTCAATCAG GGAAAGGCTGGTGGTGCCTACCAGGGCCGTGTCAAGAAGATCTTTGTTGGTGGCATTCCACCCAACTGTGGAGAGGAAGACCTGAAAGAGTTCTTTGGCACTTTTGGCAAG GTGACAGAAGTTGTGATGATGTACGATCAACAGAAACAGAGACCCAGAG GATTTGGATTTTTAACGTTCGAGGATGAAGCCAGCGTTGAGAAGGCTGTGGATGTACATTGGCACATGATCAAGGGCAAACGG GTTGAGGCAAAGAAGGCAGAACCTCGTGATGGGAAGTCTGGCGGAGGCGGCTGGGGCCGTGGCGGCGGCGGTGGTTTCGGAGGCGGCGGCTGGGGCGGCCAACAGAACAGCTGGGGAGGCCAGCAGGGCGGAG GCGGCTATGGCGGTCCTGGTCGCGGAGGTGGCTACAACCAGTTTGGCGGTGGTGGATACGGCGGACCACCCCAGCCCGGCGGCTACGGAGGTGGCGGCTATGGAGGACCACCTGCAGGAGGGCCACCACCTGGAGGCTATG GCACGACAGGGTATGGCTATGGTTATGGTGGAACTGGGGATCCATATGGCCAGCAACAGGGCTTCCAACAGGGCCAGGGTATGGGGCAGGGGATGGGACAGGGCATGGGCCAGGGCGTGGGACAGAACCAGGGTGGCTACGGAGCTCAGCCTGCTGCAGACGCCAACAAGCCTGCCGACTACAACAACTACGGCTACG GACAAATGGGCAGTTACCCACAACAGGAGTCTAGCTACGGCGCCGTAAGAGGCTCTGCAAACTACGGTGGCACCGGTGACGCAAACTACGGAGGCAGTGCAGGTACTGAGCTCTCTGAAG CTGGGGGCACTTACGGAGGGGACATGTCTGGTGGCTACACCGCTCCGCAGCCAGGGGGGTACACACAGCCTGAGACACAGGGGGGCTATGGAGGCGGCCAGATGACAGGGGGGTACGGCCGTGGGTCCGCCAGCAACTCCGCTGGCTTCCACCCCTACAGGCGATAG
- the LOC136428233 gene encoding DAZ-associated protein 1-like isoform X4 produces the protein MANSQGDEVGKLFVGGISWDTTQEGLKNYFSKFGEVVDCVIMKDSNTGRSRGFGFVKFNDAACVQTVLASGPHNLDGRVIDPKECTPRSQQRGKAGGAYQGRVKKIFVGGIPPNCGEEDLKEFFGTFGKVTEVVMMYDQQKQRPRGFGFLTFEDEASVEKAVDVHWHMIKGKRVEAKKAEPRDGKSGGGGWGRGGGGGFGGGGWGGQQNSWGGQQGGGMENGGYGGPGRGGGYNQFGGGGYGGPPQPGGYGGGGYGGPPAGGPPPGGYGTTGYGYGYGGTGDPYGQQQGFQQGQGMGQGMGQGMGQGVGQNQGGYGAQPAADANKPADYNNYGYGQMGSYPQQESSYGAVRGSANYGGTGDANYGGSAGTELSEAGGTYGGDMSGGYTAPQPGGYTQPETQGGYGGGQMTGGYGRGSASNSAGFHPYRR, from the exons ATGGCGAATTCACAAGGCGACGAAGTTGG GAAATTATTTGTGGGGGGCATCAGCTGGGATACAACGCAAG AGGGTCTAAAGAACTACTTCAGCAAGTTTGGAGAGGTGGTGGACTGTGTCATCATGAAAGATTCCAACACTGGCCGGTCAAGGGGGTTTGGTTTTGTCAAGTTTAACGATGCGGCCTGTGTACAGACTGTCCTCGCTAGTGGCCCACACAACCTAGATGGCAGAGTG ATTGATCCAAAAGAATGCACACCCAGAAGTCAGCAAAGG GGAAAGGCTGGTGGTGCCTACCAGGGCCGTGTCAAGAAGATCTTTGTTGGTGGCATTCCACCCAACTGTGGAGAGGAAGACCTGAAAGAGTTCTTTGGCACTTTTGGCAAG GTGACAGAAGTTGTGATGATGTACGATCAACAGAAACAGAGACCCAGAG GATTTGGATTTTTAACGTTCGAGGATGAAGCCAGCGTTGAGAAGGCTGTGGATGTACATTGGCACATGATCAAGGGCAAACGG GTTGAGGCAAAGAAGGCAGAACCTCGTGATGGGAAGTCTGGCGGAGGCGGCTGGGGCCGTGGCGGCGGCGGTGGTTTCGGAGGCGGCGGCTGGGGCGGCCAACAGAACAGCTGGGGAGGCCAGCAGGGCGGAGGTATGGAAAATG GCGGCTATGGCGGTCCTGGTCGCGGAGGTGGCTACAACCAGTTTGGCGGTGGTGGATACGGCGGACCACCCCAGCCCGGCGGCTACGGAGGTGGCGGCTATGGAGGACCACCTGCAGGAGGGCCACCACCTGGAGGCTATG GCACGACAGGGTATGGCTATGGTTATGGTGGAACTGGGGATCCATATGGCCAGCAACAGGGCTTCCAACAGGGCCAGGGTATGGGGCAGGGGATGGGACAGGGCATGGGCCAGGGCGTGGGACAGAACCAGGGTGGCTACGGAGCTCAGCCTGCTGCAGACGCCAACAAGCCTGCCGACTACAACAACTACGGCTACG GACAAATGGGCAGTTACCCACAACAGGAGTCTAGCTACGGCGCCGTAAGAGGCTCTGCAAACTACGGTGGCACCGGTGACGCAAACTACGGAGGCAGTGCAGGTACTGAGCTCTCTGAAG CTGGGGGCACTTACGGAGGGGACATGTCTGGTGGCTACACCGCTCCGCAGCCAGGGGGGTACACACAGCCTGAGACACAGGGGGGCTATGGAGGCGGCCAGATGACAGGGGGGTACGGCCGTGGGTCCGCCAGCAACTCCGCTGGCTTCCACCCCTACAGGCGATAG